TTTTCGACTTCGTGTCCATTGCCTTTCTTCCTCGGTCCCTCAAGGTCCGGGCGTTTCACCCAAGATCGGCTCGACCAGTTCCCGGAATCTTTGGCGCGCGCGGTTGATCCGGGACTTCACGGTCCCCTTCGGCACCCGGAGGATCTCCGCGATCTCCTCGTATGAGAGATCGTCCACGTCCCGAAGAACGAAGACCTCGCGGTATCGGGCCGGCAGCTTTCGGATCGCCGCTTCGAAGATCCCCCGAAGCTGCTTGTTCTCCGCTTCCTGGTCGGGGGGCGCCGACTCGTCCGGGATCTCGAATGTGGAGGGCTCCGCGTCCGCATCGGCTCCGAACGCGTCGAGAGAGACGAGCCGCTTCCGCTTCGTGTTGCGAAGCTCGTTCCTCGCGACGTTCAGGGCGATCGTGTAGATCCATGTGGAGAACTTGGCGATCGAGCGGTAGCGGGCGGCGTTCCGGTGGACGCGGATGAACGTCTCCTGCGCGACGTCCTCCGCCTTGTCGAGGTCTCCGAGAACGCGATAGGCGGTGCTCACGATCTTCGACTTGTAGCGACGCACGATCTCGACGAACGCCCCCTCGTCCCCGTCTCGATAACGGAACATGAGGTCTTCGTCCCCCGCGTCGCGGTTCGTCGTGTGCGGAACGTCGTCCGGCATGGATCCTCCCGCCCCGTTCGAGATCGAGGATGCGGTCCGCCCGCATGGTATCGGGTGCGGCATGCGCCCGCAAGAGCCGCGCTCACTCCTCCGCGAGGCGGAACAAGGAATCGGCGAGGGATGGGTTTCTTTCCATCGAGCGGAAACGGGTGGTGAGACGCATGTTCTCGTCGGGGAGAAAGGTCTCCACCTCGCGCGCGTACGCGTTGTCCCCTTCGCCGTAACGATACGTCGACGCGAAGAGGACCCTCCCTCCCGGCTCGACCACGCGCCGCGCGCCGACCGCGTACGACGGGGGCGAGACATCGAGCACCTCCCGGAGGCCGTCCTCCCGATCGAGGACGACGCGGAGGAGTCCTCCGGCTCCCGCCGCCGAGAGGCTCACTAAGTTCTCCCGCACGAAGAGGTTCTCCGGGCCGGCATGCGGCGCGACGAGAGAGGGCGCGTCCGCGGGATCGATGCCGAGAATCGTGATGGGCCCGCCCTCGTCGTTCGCGAGAGAGGCGCGCTCGACGGCTTCCGAGCCGGGGCGAAGCGCCTCGATTCGATCTCCGCGGCGAACGACGAGAAGGCGTCCCGAGCCGAGACCGAGAAATCCGGGAACATCGATCGCGAGACGCATTCGGGACGGCCGCTCGAACCACGCGTCAAAGTGGAGGAAGTGCTTCTCGCGATCGGTTCTGAGATAAACCGTTCCGTTTGCGTGAAAGGATCGGACCGACTCGGCTCGCGCGCGGAGAGCGGCGAGAACCTCCTCCGCGTCGGCGGGGGGCGCGGGAGGACCCTTCACCGTCCGGGAGCAGCCGATCCCGGCGAGGAGAATGAGAGCCGCGAGAAGCGCGCGCGCGCAGTCGGTTCGCCTCACGGTCCCTCCACGGCCCGAAGCTTGTTGCGGACCTCTTCGTTCTCTCCGCGGCGCCGAAGGAGCTCGGCGTAGGCCCGGGCCGCCTCCTCTTTCCTTCCCGCCGCAGCGTACGCGTCCGCGAGATGCTCGAGGATCACCGCGTCCTCCGGCCGGCCCGCATGCGCTCGCTCCAGCTCGCGCGCCGCGCGGTCGAAGTCCCCTTTGCGGAAGTAGACCCAGCCGATGCTGTCGCGGAAGAAGGGGTTCTCCGGGCGAAGCTCGAGCGCGCGGAGGACGAGCCGCTCCGCTTCGTCGAGGTCTTCTCCCCGGTCGGCGAGGAGGTAGCCGAGAAGGTTCAGCGCTTGCGGGTGGTCCGGTTCCGCCGGAAGGAGAACGCGAAGCGTCGCGATCGCCTCCTCCTCCCGTCCGAGCTCCGCCTCAAGGCTCGCCTTCTTGTAGAGGAGGTCGGGCGATTCGATCCCTTTCTCGCGAGCGAGCGTGAACCTCGCGAGAGCCTCCTCCCGCCGTCCAGCGGCCAGGTAGGAATTGCCTAAGAGATAAAGGACCCCGCCGTTCGACGGGTCGATCTCCGCCGCGGTTTCGAGGGCGCGGAGCGACTCCTCCGCGTCTCCCCGCCGAAGCCGCGTGTACGAGAGGCGGGTCCACGCCCAAGAATCCTCGCGGTTCTCCTGGAGCATGCGGCGGAGCGTCTCCTCCGCTTCCTCGAAGCGTTCCAGGGAGAGGCGAAGCTCGACGAGCTTCCGCGCCGGCGCCGGATCCCGGGGGTCGAGCTTCCACGCCGTCTCGAGCGCGGCGATCCCCTCCCGCTCGCGGCCGAGCCCGAGGTAGAGATCCGCCACCTCGGCGCGGAGCTTCGCGTTCGACGGATCGATCTCGGCGAGGGCCTCGGCGTGGCGGATCGCGTCCTCCCCCCTGCCGAGGCGCAGGTAGATCCCCGCGAGCCGATGGTGGGTGTCGAAGGGACGGTACCCTTCGGCGGCGAGCTCCTCGTAGACCGCGGCCGCCTTCTCCCAGCGTTCGCTCTCCGCGTACATCTTTCCAAGAGAGGCCCGGATCGGAGCGTCGTTCTCCGCGAGTCGGATCGCCTCCGCGTACTCCTCCTCGGCCCGATCGTAGTCCCGGCGGTGGCGGAAGAGATCGCCGAGCCGCAAGCGATAGAAGGCTTTTTCCGGCGAGAGCTCGGCCGCTCGCGAAAGGTGGGCGATCGCCTCCTCCTCATCGCCGCGGGATTGGTAGAGCATCGCCAGAAGGGAGTGAATCGTCCCTTCTTCTTCCCTCGCCGCGAGCGCCTCGAAGCGGGCGATCGCGACGTCGGTCTTTCCGGTCTCGAGATACGCCTTCGCGAGAACGGAGAGAGCGTCCTCGCGCACGGGGTCGAGAGCGACCGCGCGTTCGGCCTGGTCGGCCGCCAGACGAAACTCGCCGCGCTCGAGATGAAGCTCGGCGAGGCGCGCGAGAACGTCGACCGCTTCCGGGTCCGCCTCGGCCGCATCGCGGTAGCTTCGCATCGCCTCGTCGGCGAGCCCCTGATGTTCCTGAAAGCGCGCGAGGAGGTAGGAGGCGTACGGGTCTTCGCCGGGAATCCTCTCGCGCTTCTCCCAAACGATCTCCTCGAAGGGCGCTCCTCGATCCCTTCCGGAAGCGCACGAGAGAAGAAGAAAGAGAAGCGAGAGGGTGAGCGCGCGTTGCATCGAACCTCCCTGCCGGCTCCCGGCCGGCGGCCGAACCGGGAAGGGCTCGGACCCGCGGCGCGGGCGCTCAACTTCGCGGGCATCCCTCCCGAAACTTAGCATAGGCGGAGGAAAAGGGCGAAGGCGGCGAGATCCTCTCCCCGGCGTCGCGGCGGCCCTGCCTTCATCGGCGTTGACGTATCCGGCCGGATCGGGTAGATTGACGGTCGTAGGGACCCTTTTCGAGGAGAAGACGTGAGGCTCGTTCCCTTCGTTTGCGTCGCTTCCTTGCTCGCGCTTCTCGCCGGGTGCTACACGGTTCTCAACCATCCCGCCGAGGTCGCCCTCACGAAGAGCGTCGAGGGAGAGACCGCGGAAGTCCCCTGCTCCGACTGCCACTACGAAAGCGAGTGGTTCGGTGCCTACGATCATCAGCTGATCTACGGATGGCCCGGGCTTCTCGCCTACGATCGTTCGGACTGGTGGTTCGACTACTACCGAAGGCCGTGGTGGCAGGGCCCGTACGGGTACGGCGACGACTGGCACTTCTCTGGCGGCGGCCCCGGGGGGTCCGAGGATTCCTCGTGGAAGAAACGCGCGCTTCGCCGAGGAGAGACGGAGGGCGAGCCCGCTCCGACCGGTGTCCATCCGGGAGGCGCCGCGCAAGGATCGAGTCGCGCGACGCCGGCTTCTCCCTCCTCCGGCTCGAGCGGCGGGGAAGAGAAGAAGGCGAGCGAGCCCGAGCCCGCCCATCGCAAGAAAACCCCCAGAAGGTAGCGAGCGGAAAAAATGAAACACTCAATCGTCGGTCTCGTTCTGCTGTTCGGAACGGCGGTCGCCGCCCTCGCGTCGGGGCATCCGTACACCGAGCTGGAAATCCCGGTGCCGGAGCTCACCGGAACGCATGCCCGCGCTTTCGGGATGGGAGGCGCGCACATCGCCGTCGCGGAGGACGCCTCGGCGCTCACGTGGAACCCGGCGGGGCTCGTGAACATCCGGAGGATCGAGATCTCGGCCTCGCTCGCACGGGGCGATCGGAGCGTGGAGACGGTCTGGCACGGGACCTCCGCCGATTGGGGCGGGATCGACAACCAGCTCGGCGGGCTCCACTTCCTCTATCCGTTCCCGGCCTACCGGGGATCGCTCGTGCTCGGGATCGGCGTCGACCGGTTGCAGGACTACTCGCTTCACTACAAGCGGAGCGGGGTCGATCCGAACGTCGGCTTCTTCGGGGGCGGTCCGGCTCTTCTCACGGACACCCACGAAAGAGACGGCAAGCTCTCCGGCTATTCGGCGGCGGTCGCGTGGGACGCCGGCCCCCGGCTCTCGTTCGGGGGGTCGCTCACGTACCTTCGAGGTTCGATGTACGACGAGCAGACCTTTTTTACGGAAGATATCTATGCGCAAGATACTTCGTACATTTCGATCGAGGACTACTATCTTCTCGACGCCAAGATCTCCGGGTTTACGGCGATGGCCGGCTTCCTCTACAAAGCCTCGCCGAGGGTTCGCTTCGCGGGCGTCCTCGGGGCTCCGCGCTACTTGAGCTTCGATCGCTACGAGCTGCAACGGACCTGGGATCGCTTCGAGGACGGAAGCGAGGAGGTTACGTCCGACGAGATCCCGATCTACGACGACGAGGAGATCACCTTCCCCTACTGGATCGGTTTCGGCGTGTCGGTGGCGGCCCCCGGGTTGATCGTGGCGGCGGACATTCGCCACACGGATTGGCGGGAGATCAAGGACGAGATCGGGAGCCGGAGGGTTCTTCTCCGCCCATACTACCGGGACGGGACCTCTTTCTCGATCGGGGCCGAGGGGATCCTCCCCTTCGCTCCTCTTCGCGTGCGCGCCGGCTACCGCTACGATCCGGCTCCGTTCAACCTGACCTACATCCCGTTCGACAGCGAGGACGTCATCGACATCGGACGGGATCCCGCCGAGATCGACATCGCGATCGATCGCGAGCGGCAGTTCCTCAGCTTCGGCGCCGGGTATCTCTTCGACCGAGTGCTCGCGGTCGACGTGGCCTACCAGATGGGACGGCTCGAGCGCGTGTCGGAGGATCCCTCCCGTGCGCCCTACCGCGAGGAGCGCTCGAGCGACGAGGTGATCCTGTCCGTCGGTTATCGGTTCTAGCGAGCGATTAAGCGTCGAAGATGGTCCTGCCCTCCGCGCTTCGGATGCGGAGGGCTTCTTCTTTTCCGCGGACGAGCGCGTGAAGGGT
This genomic interval from Candidatus Eisenbacteria bacterium contains the following:
- a CDS encoding sigma-70 family RNA polymerase sigma factor, with protein sequence MPDDVPHTTNRDAGDEDLMFRYRDGDEGAFVEIVRRYKSKIVSTAYRVLGDLDKAEDVAQETFIRVHRNAARYRSIAKFSTWIYTIALNVARNELRNTKRKRLVSLDAFGADADAEPSTFEIPDESAPPDQEAENKQLRGIFEAAIRKLPARYREVFVLRDVDDLSYEEIAEILRVPKGTVKSRINRARQRFRELVEPILGETPGP
- a CDS encoding tetratricopeptide repeat protein, which encodes MQRALTLSLLFLLLSCASGRDRGAPFEEIVWEKRERIPGEDPYASYLLARFQEHQGLADEAMRSYRDAAEADPEAVDVLARLAELHLERGEFRLAADQAERAVALDPVREDALSVLAKAYLETGKTDVAIARFEALAAREEEGTIHSLLAMLYQSRGDEEEAIAHLSRAAELSPEKAFYRLRLGDLFRHRRDYDRAEEEYAEAIRLAENDAPIRASLGKMYAESERWEKAAAVYEELAAEGYRPFDTHHRLAGIYLRLGRGEDAIRHAEALAEIDPSNAKLRAEVADLYLGLGREREGIAALETAWKLDPRDPAPARKLVELRLSLERFEEAEETLRRMLQENREDSWAWTRLSYTRLRRGDAEESLRALETAAEIDPSNGGVLYLLGNSYLAAGRREEALARFTLAREKGIESPDLLYKKASLEAELGREEEAIATLRVLLPAEPDHPQALNLLGYLLADRGEDLDEAERLVLRALELRPENPFFRDSIGWVYFRKGDFDRAARELERAHAGRPEDAVILEHLADAYAAAGRKEEAARAYAELLRRRGENEEVRNKLRAVEGP